In one window of Miscanthus floridulus cultivar M001 chromosome 12, ASM1932011v1, whole genome shotgun sequence DNA:
- the LOC136495623 gene encoding effector CFEM1-like produces the protein MPMRKIHHCDLSLRPPIQFVVAAAAATTAAVPVASAAIATATATVAVAATATAAATAACTTAIVAASAISTPHEDAIPPIPYCHFVVAAAATTAAMAAASAAIATATATIAAAATATAATTAASTTTIIAASAISTPQ, from the exons ATGCCGATGCGAAAAATCCACCACTGTGATTTGTCATTGCGGCCTCCGATCCAGTTcgtcgtggccgccgccgccgccaccacggccGCTGTGCCCGTGGCCAGTGCCGCCatcgccacggccacggccaccgtCGCCGTGGCGGCCACCGCCACGGCCGCCGCCACTGCGGCTTGCACAACTGCTATCGTCgccgcctccgccatctctacacCGCACGAAGATGCGATACCTCCAATTCCATACTGCCAT TTcgtcgtggccgccgccgccaccacggccgccatggccgcggccAGTGCCGCCattgccacggccacggccaccatCGCCGCGGCGGCCACCGCCACGGCCGCCACCACTGCGGCTTCCACAACTACCATCATCgccgcctccgccatctctacacCGCAATAA